In Sphingobacterium zeae, one genomic interval encodes:
- a CDS encoding SusC/RagA family TonB-linked outer membrane protein, whose product MIPYVKTIVLGATCMMYGTQLYAQQRQMTGVVTDATTGKPLPGVSISQKGGGTKGATDVNGRFSIKIAATTGTLIFKFIGYDEQEVALSDSKLLAIKLLPKSKSLDEVVVIGYGEVQRKDLTGSVGSVNMQDIKKAPVGSALEALAGRVAGVQVTSESGKPGSEMNIVIRGANSLTQDNSPLYVIDGFPIENANSNVLNPDEIASIEVLKDASATAIYGARGANGVILITTKKGESGAPQISYTGYVGSQQIINSMQLMNGYEFVKLQAERDPVGSQLTYFSDGKTLEDYKSIPSHDWQDDIFRDGVMHNHSLSIMGGNNNTKYAVSGNIFGQQGIIINSGFNRKQGKIALDQSFQKLKVGINTIYTGTLTDGSNPAAPESAFSAMNYLMYSVWGYRPIAFPDEDLLNDPTDDLANPTNDYRFNPILSAQNELRESYNNRLIANGYAEYAFSPALKLRINGGINNSDTRLDVFNNSRTRYGFAGSTNGVNGSVLYTQSNTWLNENLLTYAKKIKNHTLNVVAGITFQGNKYHRYGMSAIRLPNEIKGLAGLSEGIPQPVTSVKSEWTMLSYLARVNYNYKSRYLLTASFRADGSSKFTGTNRYGYFPSAAFAWRLINESFMKKQSLFSDAKVRLGYGITGNNRVNEYASFSPVYFENTSVSTNGYYSWGNNLLQGMFLGIGTPDLRWESTAQSNAGIDLGLFKNRLLLTADYYHKRTYDLLLYAALPSTTGYSNAFKNIGETSNKGIELTVAGDIIQKPNFSWNSSFNISFNRNKVIELTENQESLTTALAWDQDYRTTPLYIAKINQPLGQMYGYLWEGVYPYEDFDQQPDGSYLLKQTVATNGNTRSSIRPGDVKYKDLNGDMVVDNLDRTVIGRGYPVHQGGLANTFKYKNFYLHLFLQWSYGNDIVNANRLLFENGSKAHLNQFASFADRWTPENTLSNMPRVAGQGPNVYSSRIIEDGSYLRLKTGSIGYTFDRALLAKWKVKSLRVYASVQNIWTLTSYSGYDPEVAVYYSALTPGFDYSSYPRPKTFVFGINLNL is encoded by the coding sequence ATGATACCTTATGTAAAAACAATTGTCTTGGGGGCCACCTGTATGATGTATGGGACGCAGCTCTATGCACAACAGCGGCAGATGACAGGCGTCGTAACCGATGCGACCACGGGTAAACCGCTGCCAGGCGTAAGCATCTCGCAGAAGGGGGGCGGCACAAAAGGCGCGACGGATGTGAATGGCCGTTTCTCGATCAAGATCGCGGCAACGACGGGAACGCTCATCTTTAAATTTATCGGTTATGATGAACAAGAAGTTGCATTAAGTGATAGTAAATTATTAGCTATAAAGCTATTACCTAAAAGTAAATCGTTGGATGAGGTTGTCGTAATCGGTTACGGTGAGGTGCAACGCAAAGATCTGACCGGATCGGTAGGGTCGGTGAATATGCAGGATATTAAGAAAGCGCCTGTTGGTTCAGCCCTGGAAGCTTTGGCCGGTCGTGTGGCCGGGGTGCAGGTGACCTCCGAAAGTGGTAAGCCAGGCAGTGAGATGAATATCGTCATCCGTGGTGCCAACTCCCTCACACAAGACAATTCACCGCTGTATGTCATCGACGGCTTTCCGATCGAAAATGCCAATAGCAATGTGCTCAATCCGGACGAGATTGCTTCTATCGAAGTACTCAAAGATGCTTCAGCAACGGCGATATATGGTGCGCGGGGTGCGAATGGGGTCATCCTGATCACCACCAAGAAAGGGGAGAGCGGCGCCCCACAGATCAGTTATACAGGCTATGTGGGGTCGCAGCAGATCATCAACAGCATGCAGTTGATGAATGGGTATGAATTTGTCAAGCTACAGGCAGAGCGCGATCCAGTCGGTTCGCAGCTGACTTATTTTAGCGATGGCAAAACGCTGGAGGATTACAAATCCATCCCCAGCCACGACTGGCAAGATGATATCTTCCGTGATGGCGTTATGCACAATCATAGCCTTTCCATTATGGGGGGCAACAACAATACCAAGTATGCTGTTTCGGGCAATATTTTCGGGCAGCAAGGGATCATTATCAACTCGGGCTTCAACCGTAAGCAAGGGAAAATTGCCTTGGATCAGAGTTTTCAAAAACTAAAAGTCGGCATCAACACCATATATACAGGGACACTAACCGATGGTAGTAATCCTGCTGCCCCAGAATCGGCCTTTTCGGCTATGAACTACCTGATGTATAGTGTATGGGGATACCGCCCTATTGCTTTTCCAGATGAGGATCTGCTGAACGATCCGACAGACGATCTGGCCAATCCGACTAACGACTATCGTTTTAACCCTATCTTGTCAGCACAGAATGAACTGCGCGAAAGTTATAACAATCGTCTTATTGCCAATGGTTATGCCGAATACGCGTTTTCACCCGCGCTTAAATTACGTATCAATGGCGGTATCAACAATTCGGATACACGGCTGGATGTCTTTAACAACTCCCGCACACGTTACGGATTTGCGGGCAGTACCAACGGTGTGAACGGATCGGTCTTATATACACAGAGCAACACCTGGCTAAATGAAAATCTCTTGACCTACGCTAAAAAAATCAAGAATCATACGCTTAATGTGGTCGCAGGTATCACCTTTCAGGGTAACAAATACCACCGATACGGTATGTCGGCCATTCGGCTGCCCAATGAGATTAAAGGTCTGGCGGGCCTGAGCGAAGGTATTCCTCAGCCCGTCACATCGGTGAAATCCGAATGGACCATGCTCTCCTACCTAGCTCGCGTAAACTATAATTACAAGAGCCGCTATCTCTTGACGGCATCATTTCGTGCGGATGGCTCTTCCAAGTTTACGGGTACGAACAGGTACGGCTATTTCCCCTCGGCAGCATTTGCATGGCGACTGATTAATGAATCGTTTATGAAAAAGCAAAGCTTGTTTTCGGATGCGAAAGTTAGGCTGGGCTATGGTATAACGGGCAATAACAGGGTAAACGAGTACGCATCTTTTTCACCGGTTTATTTTGAGAATACCAGTGTGAGCACCAATGGTTATTACTCCTGGGGCAATAATCTGCTGCAAGGCATGTTTTTGGGCATAGGTACGCCCGACCTGCGCTGGGAAAGTACAGCGCAGAGCAATGCGGGTATTGATCTGGGACTCTTTAAAAACAGGCTATTGCTGACAGCAGATTATTACCACAAACGCACGTATGACCTGCTGCTCTATGCGGCACTGCCTTCGACCACTGGCTATAGCAACGCATTTAAGAATATTGGCGAAACGAGCAATAAGGGGATCGAACTTACGGTGGCCGGCGATATCATTCAAAAGCCTAATTTTAGCTGGAACAGTTCTTTCAACATCTCTTTTAACCGCAATAAAGTGATTGAGCTTACCGAAAATCAGGAGAGCCTCACCACGGCGCTGGCCTGGGATCAGGATTATCGAACCACACCGTTGTATATTGCTAAGATTAATCAACCGCTGGGGCAGATGTACGGTTACCTTTGGGAAGGGGTTTATCCATACGAAGACTTTGACCAACAGCCTGACGGTAGCTATCTGTTGAAGCAGACGGTTGCCACCAATGGCAATACGCGCAGTTCCATCCGCCCCGGTGATGTCAAGTACAAGGATCTCAATGGCGATATGGTGGTGGATAATCTGGACAGAACGGTGATCGGTCGGGGATATCCCGTCCATCAGGGGGGATTGGCCAATACGTTTAAGTATAAGAACTTTTATCTGCACCTGTTTTTGCAATGGTCCTATGGCAATGATATCGTCAATGCCAACAGGTTGCTGTTTGAAAACGGTAGCAAGGCTCACCTTAATCAGTTTGCCAGCTTTGCGGACCGCTGGACTCCGGAAAATACATTATCGAACATGCCGCGAGTCGCTGGACAGGGACCCAATGTCTATTCGAGCCGAATCATTGAGGATGGATCATATCTGCGGCTGAAAACGGGTTCGATCGGCTATACTTTTGATCGGGCGCTACTGGCCAAATGGAAGGTCAAGAGCCTGCGTGTATATGCTTCGGTGCAGAATATATGGACATTGACTAGCTACTCGGGCTACGATCCGGAGGTGGCGGTGTATTACTCGGCGCTGACCCCAGGGTTTGATTATTCCTCATACCCAAGACCCAAGACCTTTGTGTTTGGTATTAACCTCAATCTGTAA
- a CDS encoding RagB/SusD family nutrient uptake outer membrane protein — MKQLVTIYSSGLRLAAFLASMTLLGGCSSFLDRQPYDVVKENYYQNEKELMTGLVGVYDILGREDFYGSTYSTYLTLGDEGAYFRSSYLAGPEIYSYDASNPKINDIWRFLYEGIERANFLLSKVDAVSMNDADKQSVKGEVKFLRAYYYFILVSNWGAVPLKTEPTSSVNNVNIVRTPEADVYAFIVQEMEAAEAMVKDIQSYGHAGRVSRSAVRGILARVYLKMAGAPLHAVSNYQKALEWSSKLVFPQDGDYSHSLMGSYTKIFTDMAADRYNIGESIWEAEFYGNRTGDFEAGRIGNQSGIQTSDESKGFSYGLLAATRKLFESYEATDQRRDWNIAGYRYNHVNNLVTDSVFYTSAEIERRHVAKFRRDYEILKPKNRNYTPINFPLLRYADVLLMFAEAENEVNGPTARAKNALQQVRDRAKASNRNNLISNESEMRTAIREERFRELCYEGLRKFDLVRYGTFVAEMKLVAQQYTQLAPSDYRYLALAFNNVSERDIYLPIPISELSLNNLMTQNPGW, encoded by the coding sequence ATGAAACAATTAGTAACAATATATAGCAGCGGACTACGGCTAGCGGCCTTCTTGGCATCCATGACGCTGCTAGGGGGTTGCTCCAGCTTTTTGGACAGGCAACCTTACGATGTGGTCAAGGAAAACTATTATCAGAATGAAAAAGAGTTGATGACAGGGTTGGTGGGCGTGTACGATATATTGGGTAGGGAAGATTTTTACGGGTCGACATACTCCACGTATTTAACCTTGGGTGATGAGGGAGCCTACTTTCGCTCTTCGTACCTCGCCGGACCGGAAATCTACAGCTATGACGCCTCGAATCCTAAAATCAATGATATCTGGCGATTTTTGTATGAAGGGATCGAGCGGGCTAACTTTTTACTGAGCAAAGTCGACGCCGTATCAATGAACGATGCGGATAAGCAGTCGGTCAAAGGGGAAGTAAAATTTTTGCGGGCCTACTACTATTTTATACTGGTTAGTAACTGGGGCGCTGTACCCTTGAAAACGGAGCCGACAAGCTCTGTCAATAATGTGAATATCGTGCGTACGCCGGAGGCTGATGTCTATGCCTTTATCGTGCAGGAGATGGAAGCTGCGGAAGCCATGGTCAAAGATATTCAGTCCTATGGCCATGCGGGCCGCGTCAGCAGATCTGCGGTGCGTGGTATACTGGCCCGTGTATACCTCAAGATGGCTGGTGCTCCGCTCCATGCTGTGTCCAACTACCAGAAAGCACTAGAATGGTCCAGTAAACTGGTCTTTCCGCAAGACGGAGACTACAGCCACAGCCTAATGGGCAGCTATACGAAGATCTTTACAGATATGGCGGCAGACCGCTACAACATCGGTGAGAGCATTTGGGAAGCAGAATTTTATGGTAATCGTACTGGCGATTTTGAAGCCGGCCGTATCGGCAACCAGAGCGGTATTCAGACCAGTGATGAAAGCAAGGGCTTTAGTTATGGTCTGCTGGCAGCTACGCGCAAGCTGTTTGAATCGTACGAGGCTACTGATCAGCGTAGGGACTGGAACATCGCAGGATACCGATACAACCATGTCAACAATCTGGTCACAGATTCGGTATTCTACACATCGGCGGAAATCGAGCGCCGGCATGTCGCCAAGTTCCGCCGCGATTATGAAATCCTAAAACCCAAGAACAGAAATTATACACCCATTAATTTTCCGCTGCTGCGCTATGCCGATGTGCTGCTGATGTTTGCCGAAGCGGAAAATGAGGTGAATGGCCCGACAGCCCGAGCTAAAAATGCACTGCAGCAGGTCCGCGATCGTGCAAAAGCGTCCAATCGAAACAACCTGATAAGCAATGAAAGCGAAATGCGGACGGCTATACGCGAGGAGCGATTTCGGGAACTTTGCTACGAGGGTCTCAGAAAATTTGACCTCGTGCGCTATGGTACCTTTGTCGCGGAGATGAAGTTAGTCGCCCAGCAATATACACAGCTGGCTCCATCCGACTACCGCTACTTAGCGCTGGCATTCAACAATGTGAGTGAACGGGATATTTATTTACCCATCCCGATTAGCGAACTATCACTCAATAACCTAATGACGCAGAACCCCGGATGGTAA
- a CDS encoding DUF5017 domain-containing protein: MMKRSIKLFLFLALYSLQSCEKKEVTPLHLEISTAKSSYKVNEPVVFQIGGNPDQLTFYSGEEGHKYSYRERTKAVPMAVTVEFASNRRYGTDAQQPRSLRLLVSQRFSGVYQADAIVESEWVDITPAFSLSGIQSSDAVYVPSGQVDLSKLSNLGFTLDPNALVYFAFKYTGSTGSTQPRWWINLFNLNTMTTEGITLPIATLQGAEWRSIGLQGSSVSWLLSSSGLRFQGGGAATSSNLVWAVSKPLDLTSVTPDKGVALKNMSTRINFYAYTFRTPGTYEVTFVGNNVNAYGENLVTKTIPLTITE, encoded by the coding sequence ATGATGAAAAGATCGATCAAATTATTTCTATTTCTTGCCCTATATAGCTTACAGTCCTGCGAAAAAAAGGAGGTCACCCCTTTACACCTCGAAATCAGCACGGCCAAGAGCAGCTACAAAGTGAACGAACCGGTGGTGTTCCAGATCGGTGGCAACCCCGACCAGCTTACGTTTTACTCAGGAGAGGAGGGGCATAAATACAGCTACCGCGAGCGTACCAAGGCAGTGCCAATGGCGGTGACGGTAGAGTTTGCCAGCAATCGTCGCTATGGTACCGATGCACAGCAGCCACGCTCGCTTCGACTGCTCGTATCGCAACGTTTTTCGGGCGTCTATCAGGCCGATGCAATTGTCGAGAGTGAATGGGTGGATATCACTCCGGCGTTTAGCTTATCCGGTATCCAGTCGAGTGATGCCGTATACGTGCCCTCCGGCCAGGTAGACCTCTCCAAATTGAGCAACCTCGGTTTTACATTAGACCCCAATGCACTGGTTTACTTTGCTTTTAAATATACAGGAAGTACGGGCTCCACGCAGCCCCGCTGGTGGATCAATCTTTTTAACCTGAATACCATGACGACTGAAGGTATTACCTTGCCTATCGCAACGCTACAGGGGGCGGAATGGCGATCGATCGGGCTACAAGGTTCGTCCGTCTCTTGGCTGCTCAGCAGCAGTGGTCTGCGTTTTCAGGGAGGTGGTGCAGCTACATCCTCCAATCTGGTGTGGGCTGTGTCCAAACCGCTCGATCTAACCAGCGTAACGCCAGACAAAGGGGTAGCCTTAAAGAATATGAGCACCCGCATAAATTTCTACGCCTACACTTTTCGGACGCCGGGAACTTATGAGGTCACCTTTGTCGGTAATAATGTAAACGCCTATGGCGAAAACCTGGTAACGAAAACAATACCATTAACGATTACGGAATAG
- a CDS encoding glycoside hydrolase family 88 protein yields MKQIQCAFDLKIIFLFLVVTLFSCQQNNAQNQVASSDFVASDFALAKDQYQLLLGSRDFPRTLDTAGRLVGTDEWDWTGGFFPGALWYIYEYTKDPGVKANATVWTQKLEKAKDLTQHHDIGFVMYCAYGNALRLETNPDKIKQYQQILIHSAQSALKRFDPKVGLIKSWNEKASWDGKTVWKYPVIIDNMMNLELLFFASELTGDPKYKQVAISHADHTLKNHFRSDYSTYHVVDYDPNTGAVAHQQTNQGYADNSTWSRGQGWAIYGYTLLYRETREAKYLKAAKKAADFYMNHPNLPQDRVPYWDFNAGQQGYWPDVDYSNRKLKEIPRDASAAAVVSSALLELSTYTSGADAKRYFDFAEGTLKTLSSSEYLAKRGTNGGFILKHSVGSMPHQSEVDVPLIYADYYFLEALLRYRKLAKAL; encoded by the coding sequence ATGAAGCAGATACAGTGTGCATTTGATCTTAAAATTATTTTTTTATTTCTAGTGGTAACGCTTTTTTCTTGTCAGCAGAATAACGCCCAGAATCAGGTGGCATCTTCAGATTTTGTCGCATCAGACTTTGCCTTGGCGAAAGACCAATACCAGCTGCTGCTTGGCAGCCGTGATTTTCCACGCACTTTGGATACGGCAGGCCGGCTTGTGGGTACGGATGAATGGGACTGGACGGGAGGATTTTTTCCTGGCGCATTGTGGTATATCTACGAATATACGAAAGACCCAGGGGTGAAGGCCAATGCCACGGTATGGACCCAAAAGCTTGAAAAAGCAAAAGACCTTACCCAACATCACGATATCGGTTTTGTAATGTATTGTGCCTACGGCAATGCCCTGCGCCTGGAAACTAACCCGGATAAAATAAAGCAGTATCAGCAGATTTTGATTCATTCGGCCCAATCTGCCCTAAAAAGGTTTGACCCGAAGGTAGGGCTGATTAAATCGTGGAATGAGAAAGCTTCTTGGGACGGTAAGACGGTCTGGAAATATCCGGTCATCATCGATAATATGATGAACCTTGAGCTGCTGTTTTTTGCTTCCGAGCTGACTGGTGATCCGAAGTACAAGCAGGTAGCCATTAGCCATGCCGATCACACTTTGAAAAATCACTTCAGATCCGACTATAGTACGTACCATGTTGTGGACTACGATCCTAACACGGGCGCAGTTGCTCATCAGCAGACCAATCAAGGTTATGCGGACAATTCAACTTGGTCTAGGGGGCAAGGATGGGCCATCTATGGCTACACTTTACTATACAGGGAGACCAGGGAAGCCAAATACCTTAAAGCGGCAAAGAAAGCCGCTGATTTCTACATGAATCATCCCAACCTGCCGCAAGATAGGGTTCCCTATTGGGATTTTAATGCCGGGCAGCAGGGATATTGGCCAGACGTAGATTATTCAAATCGAAAGCTGAAGGAGATACCAAGGGACGCATCGGCAGCGGCAGTGGTATCTTCAGCCTTGCTGGAGCTTTCCACCTACACTTCGGGAGCGGATGCAAAGCGCTATTTCGACTTTGCTGAAGGTACGTTAAAGACGCTTTCTTCCAGCGAATACTTAGCAAAACGCGGTACCAATGGGGGCTTTATCCTCAAGCATTCGGTCGGAAGCATGCCACATCAAAGTGAAGTGGATGTGCCGCTGATCTACGCGGATTATTACTTTTTGGAAGCCCTATTGCGCTACAGAAAATTAGCTAAAGCGCTATAA
- a CDS encoding alpha-L-fucosidase: MRRIVYLCFLLVLTTTALCQQLQHRSHTVTDKLAWWSAARFGLFIHWGLYAQTAGDWNGRPTRGGEHFMLYEKIPLHSYAQIAKDFNPTSFDADSWVKAAKDAGMKYIVITAKHHDGFAMFRSPSSDYNIVQQTPWQRDPMQDLAAACKKYDIKLGFYYSLGRDWADPDVPTNWPTRGGRSNSWDYPDEDAKDLTKYIARKVKPQLRELLTQYGPIGLIWFDTPELFSKRQSEDIRRFINDLQPQCIVNSRIGNNLGDYTVVEQSLVSKTPENWEACITMSANWGYNRHDTIWKSPEILVRNLVEVVSKGGNLLLNVGPKGDGTFPPESIARLRNIGDWMVMNGEAIYGSRAWKVSGEGNLLLGEQEQLLTGQTAGKQVDGKENIKDAVNDATSKEVVPDIRFTAKDNCVYVFIRSPNKRFAMIKSLAAGQAKIDKISLLGSRENIPWTQHAAALQLPIPQANNGNIPVYVYKVALVN; encoded by the coding sequence ATGAGAAGAATAGTATATCTGTGCTTTTTGCTCGTTCTTACGACAACTGCACTGTGTCAGCAACTACAGCATCGAAGTCATACTGTCACGGATAAATTAGCCTGGTGGTCGGCAGCCCGATTTGGGCTGTTTATCCATTGGGGATTATACGCCCAGACTGCAGGTGACTGGAATGGCAGACCTACGCGCGGGGGTGAACATTTTATGTTGTATGAGAAGATTCCGCTCCACAGTTACGCACAGATTGCCAAAGATTTTAACCCGACTTCTTTTGATGCCGATAGCTGGGTAAAAGCAGCAAAAGACGCAGGCATGAAATACATAGTCATTACGGCCAAGCACCACGACGGATTTGCCATGTTCCGTTCCCCAAGTAGTGACTATAATATCGTGCAGCAAACGCCCTGGCAAAGGGATCCGATGCAGGATCTGGCTGCGGCCTGCAAAAAATATGATATAAAATTGGGCTTCTACTATTCGCTGGGCCGTGACTGGGCCGACCCAGATGTGCCAACCAACTGGCCGACCAGAGGGGGCAGAAGCAACTCATGGGATTATCCGGACGAGGATGCAAAGGATTTGACGAAATATATAGCGCGTAAAGTAAAACCTCAGTTGCGCGAACTACTGACGCAATATGGCCCTATTGGTCTCATCTGGTTTGACACGCCTGAACTGTTCAGCAAAAGACAGAGCGAGGACATTCGACGTTTTATAAATGATCTACAACCGCAATGTATCGTGAATAGCCGGATCGGGAATAATTTAGGTGACTATACGGTGGTGGAGCAGTCATTGGTCAGTAAAACACCTGAAAACTGGGAAGCCTGTATTACCATGAGCGCCAATTGGGGGTATAATCGGCATGATACGATCTGGAAAAGCCCGGAGATATTGGTGCGAAACCTGGTTGAAGTGGTGAGTAAAGGAGGGAACTTACTCTTGAACGTGGGACCAAAAGGTGATGGTACCTTTCCGCCAGAAAGCATAGCGCGGTTACGGAACATCGGCGATTGGATGGTTATGAATGGGGAAGCGATCTACGGATCCCGGGCGTGGAAGGTCAGCGGCGAAGGAAACCTGCTTCTTGGTGAACAGGAACAGCTTCTTACAGGGCAAACTGCTGGAAAACAAGTTGATGGTAAAGAGAATATCAAAGATGCTGTAAATGATGCAACCTCGAAAGAGGTGGTCCCCGATATCCGCTTCACAGCAAAAGATAATTGTGTCTATGTATTTATTAGAAGTCCAAACAAACGGTTTGCGATGATCAAGAGCCTGGCCGCAGGGCAGGCTAAAATCGATAAAATCTCCTTGCTGGGCAGTCGGGAAAATATACCATGGACACAGCATGCTGCAGCACTGCAGCTGCCCATACCTCAGGCGAACAATGGAAATATACCAGTGTATGTATATAAGGTTGCACTAGTAAACTAA
- a CDS encoding right-handed parallel beta-helix repeat-containing protein: MKKNFLNGFILALIVSSCSSPLEDPALDPVGKNINKRAAIGKASLAGSAMVTAGMTLAQINAVIAGTTAGDTVWVEAGTYHIDGVLAMKPGITMMKSGTVNPVFDARSSTAQLFRQNYSAAAIANCTFSGITFWNLTFYINNASNVTFKWCIFDYGVKKAGSNKSNDLHDAYIRLLGTDQATISNCVFARRQGHSGRAVWNGSGSTNSKIINNTFGNGGTTGYFITAINDNSKSNSLIAGNTIMRNESFNSEDANTDHGIYAHSFNGLTIQHNVIKGWPANGSGGAIKARNGQNLVINANQMHTSGVLLYIYIEPSAYQFLKNVQVTNNKIYMDTLVGGMYGGIGYWRQASVTGQEESLLISDNVMPNGSISISGSNGFSSAQFNMGGGGVFNNDLQMPFLSLAAGINQSGNY; the protein is encoded by the coding sequence ATGAAAAAAAACTTTTTAAACGGATTTATTCTTGCTTTGATCGTAAGCTCCTGCTCCAGTCCCTTGGAGGATCCTGCGCTTGACCCTGTAGGTAAAAATATAAATAAGCGTGCGGCAATAGGCAAAGCCAGCCTCGCGGGATCAGCTATGGTGACTGCAGGCATGACACTGGCCCAGATCAATGCAGTGATTGCAGGGACAACTGCTGGCGATACGGTATGGGTGGAAGCCGGGACCTATCACATCGATGGAGTGCTGGCCATGAAGCCGGGCATCACGATGATGAAAAGCGGAACGGTCAATCCCGTATTTGATGCGCGCTCATCGACGGCGCAGCTGTTTCGGCAAAACTACAGTGCGGCGGCAATTGCTAATTGTACTTTTTCGGGAATCACATTCTGGAACCTGACCTTCTACATCAATAATGCTTCGAACGTAACTTTCAAATGGTGTATCTTTGACTATGGTGTCAAGAAAGCAGGTAGCAACAAGTCAAATGATCTGCACGACGCTTATATACGCCTGCTTGGAACAGATCAAGCTACTATCAGCAATTGTGTGTTTGCCCGCAGGCAGGGTCATAGTGGCAGAGCAGTATGGAATGGATCAGGCAGTACAAACAGCAAGATAATCAATAACACATTTGGCAATGGTGGCACCACAGGGTACTTTATTACGGCTATAAACGACAATTCGAAAAGTAATAGCCTGATTGCCGGTAATACCATCATGCGAAATGAATCTTTTAATAGTGAAGATGCCAATACCGACCATGGTATTTATGCGCATAGTTTCAATGGCCTTACCATACAGCACAATGTAATTAAAGGCTGGCCGGCCAACGGCAGTGGAGGGGCTATTAAAGCGAGAAATGGGCAGAACTTAGTGATTAATGCCAATCAAATGCATACCTCGGGTGTATTATTGTATATCTATATCGAACCTTCTGCTTACCAGTTCCTCAAAAATGTACAGGTTACCAATAATAAAATCTATATGGATACACTGGTCGGTGGAATGTATGGTGGAATTGGATATTGGCGGCAGGCCAGCGTAACAGGCCAGGAGGAATCCTTGCTGATTTCGGATAACGTGATGCCCAACGGGTCGATCAGCATATCGGGTTCGAATGGATTTAGCAGCGCACAGTTTAACATGGGGGGCGGGGGCGTCTTTAATAATGATCTGCAGATGCCATTTTTGTCCCTGGCAGCGGGGATCAATCAGTCCGGCAACTATTAG
- the gap gene encoding type I glyceraldehyde-3-phosphate dehydrogenase, whose translation MKIGINGFGRIGRLAFRAAINRPEIEIVGINDLVEPDYMAYMLKYDSTHGKFDGSVEVKDGNLVVNGKTIRVTAEKDPANLKWNEVGAEVIIESTGFFLTQELAQKHIDAGAKKVVMSAPAKDDTPTFVMGVNHKELKADQNIVSNASCTTNCLAPIAKVLNDKFGIVEGLMTTVHAVTATQKTVDGPSVKDWRGGRGAYQNIIPSSTGAAKAVGLVLPELKGKLTGMSLRVPTADVSVVDLTVRLNKGASYEDIKAAMKEASEGELKGILGYTEDEVVSSDFLGDARTSIFDAKAGISLNDNFVKVVSWYDNEWGYSNKIVDLVLEVGKLS comes from the coding sequence ATGAAAATTGGAATTAACGGATTTGGCCGTATTGGTCGTTTAGCATTCAGAGCAGCAATCAATCGTCCAGAAATTGAAATTGTTGGTATCAATGACTTAGTTGAACCAGACTATATGGCTTATATGTTGAAATATGATTCAACACATGGCAAATTTGACGGTTCTGTAGAAGTAAAAGACGGTAATTTGGTTGTTAACGGAAAAACTATTCGCGTTACAGCTGAGAAAGATCCAGCAAACTTGAAATGGAATGAAGTAGGTGCTGAGGTGATCATCGAATCTACAGGTTTCTTCTTGACTCAAGAGTTGGCTCAAAAACATATCGATGCAGGTGCTAAGAAAGTGGTGATGTCTGCTCCAGCAAAAGACGACACCCCTACTTTTGTAATGGGTGTAAACCATAAAGAATTAAAAGCTGATCAGAACATCGTGTCAAACGCTTCATGTACAACAAACTGTTTAGCGCCTATCGCTAAAGTATTGAATGATAAATTCGGTATCGTTGAAGGTTTGATGACTACAGTTCACGCGGTAACGGCAACACAAAAGACAGTGGATGGTCCTTCAGTAAAAGACTGGAGAGGTGGCCGTGGTGCATACCAAAACATCATCCCTTCATCTACAGGTGCTGCTAAAGCAGTAGGTTTGGTTCTTCCAGAATTGAAAGGTAAATTGACTGGTATGTCATTGCGTGTTCCTACAGCAGACGTTTCGGTTGTTGACTTAACAGTACGTTTGAACAAAGGTGCTTCATACGAAGATATCAAAGCTGCAATGAAAGAAGCTTCTGAAGGCGAATTGAAAGGTATCTTGGGTTATACAGAAGACGAAGTTGTTTCTTCCGATTTCTTAGGTGATGCACGTACATCGATCTTTGATGCTAAAGCTGGAATTTCATTGAATGACAACTTCGTTAAAGTGGTATCTTGGTACGACAACGAGTGGGGTTATTCAAACAAAATCGTTGACTTGGTCTTAGAAGTTGGCAAATTGTCGTAA